The following DNA comes from Pseudomonadota bacterium.
GCCGCCTGCTTGTCTTCCTTGGGTGGCGGCGCCGCGCGCTCGGTCACGGGCTTGGAGGTGTCGTAGATCACGATCTCCTTGCTCGAATTGGTCTTGGGGTCAAACATGTCCTTGACGACCTTGACCCCTTCGAAGCGCTTCTCGCCGTGCAGAGACTTGGCGACCTCGATCGCAGCCTCGCGGTCTGGGTAGGTGGAATCGATCATCCACGTACCACCCTTCAGGGTATGGACCTCGAACAGTGTCGCCATAGTCGTACTCGTTCCCGTTTTGTGCGGAGTATTATCCCCAGGCACCTAACGGATTAGTCGATAATCCAAGGAAAATCCACTCCCGCGGCCATAGGCCGGTATGTCGAGGGCCTCCGGACCGGCCTCAGCCGGGCCAGGCGCGCAGCTCCTGGCGCTGGCTGCCGAGGCCCGCGATGCCGAGCGTGACCACGTCGCCGGGCTTTAGAAACACCGGCGGTTTCTTGCCGGAACCGACCCCGGGGGGCGTGCCGGTCGAAATCACGTCGCCCGGATTCAAGGTCATGAATCGGCTGACATAGCTCACCAGATGGGCGCAGCCGAAGATCATGGTCTTGGTATTGCCGTTCTGGAAGCGGGTGCCGTTGACCTCGAGCCACATGTCGAGATTCTGCGGATCCTTCACTTCGTCCGTGGTCACGAGCCAGGGACCGAGCGGCCCGAAGGTGTCGCAGCCCTTGCCCTTATCCCAGGTGCCGCCGCGCTCGAGCTGGTATTCGCGCTCCGAGACGTCGTTCGCCACGCAATAACCGGCGACGTAGTCGAAGGCCTTCTCCTCGCTCACATACTGCGCCTTGGTGCCGATGATGATGGCGAGCTCGACCTCCCAATCGGTCTTCTTCGAATCCTTGGGGATGATGACGGGATCGTTGGGACCCGAGAGCGCGGTATCGGCCTTGATGAAGATGATCGGCTCTTTGGGCACCGGCATGCCGGCCTCGGCGGCGTGATCGGAATAGTTGAGGCCGATGCAGACGAACTTGCCGATCTGACCGACCGGGGGCCCGAGGCGCGGCGAGCCGGAGACCTCGGGAAGCGATTCCG
Coding sequences within:
- a CDS encoding fumarylacetoacetate hydrolase family protein encodes the protein MKLLRFGQPGREKPGLVDGNGRIRDLSGAIADIKGDVLGSAGLAKLRSLKPESLPEVSGSPRLGPPVGQIGKFVCIGLNYSDHAAEAGMPVPKEPIIFIKADTALSGPNDPVIIPKDSKKTDWEVELAIIIGTKAQYVSEEKAFDYVAGYCVANDVSEREYQLERGGTWDKGKGCDTFGPLGPWLVTTDEVKDPQNLDMWLEVNGTRFQNGNTKTMIFGCAHLVSYVSRFMTLNPGDVISTGTPPGVGSGKKPPVFLKPGDVVTLGIAGLGSQRQELRAWPG